The DNA window ctgccttctttctcttgtcccaattcaggtcagctggcccaatgtcagtacttgtaatctctcatacagctgcagctgaacaggcagcagttttggcccaaagatttctttctgtgccttatcCCCGTGGTCACGCTTGTCCATTTCTATGTACtacaaccctgtacaagttctcaggacatgaccctaacagcaagcctctcacacaaactgctcctaaCCCAGTCCAGACAAATCCCTTTCTCACCCCCATCAGCCAAACTTTATAgaccacagttcttactgcatgaaggtctttcaactctgaccagaatagtccattaagatGTACTTACAAGCAgtgtaaggcatctcttatgcaaaggtttcaaatccttccacattccttttgaaaatgagttCCAAAGGGCCCAAACCACgtagtcaggtgtctagaagcaacTGACACCTCTCCTCAGTGCCAAcattagcatataggaagacaACTTATtactctgtgtttattttgtatcctgctacatgactataagtgtttatcagctctaacagtttgctggtagagtctttagggtcctctgtatagaatcatatcatctgcaaataatgataacttgatctcttcctttccaatttgtatcccttttatgtgtgactcttgctttattgctatggctaagacttcccttactatattaaataaaagtggggacagtggacacccttgacttgttcctgattttagtggaaaagcttcaagtttttctctatttagtattatgttggctataggtttgtcataaatagcttttagtatgttgagatatgttccttctattccaagtttctgtaggactttttttcatatagggatgttggattttgtcaaatgctttttctgcatctaatgagatgatcatgtggtttttgtccttcagtccatttttataatgtattacatgtatccatttgtatatgttgaaccatccctgcatctctgggataaatcctacttggtcaggatgagtgatctttctaatatattcttgtattctgtttgccaatattttgttgagaatttttgcatctatgttcatgagggagattggtgtataattgttttttgttctatctttgtctagttttggtatcagggtgatggtggcttTGTGGAAGGAGtgtggtaggattccttccttttctattttatggaaaagtttgagaagcatgggTGTTAGTTactccatgaaggtctggtaaaattcaccagtgagtccatctgggcctggactttttttagttgggggattttttttacaATTGCTTGGATTTCCAtaattgttataggtctatttaagtgggtacactcatcttgatttaatttacgtaggtcatataaatcaagaaatcatccatttctttcagatttttaaacttagtgAAGTATATGTTCTCATagaatgtccctatgatttttaaaatattttttgtatctgttgtgatggtgcttttattcatctctaattttattaatttgtgtcttttctctctttcttttggtcatatttgctaaaggttttcaatcttgtttatcctttcaaagaatcaactctttgtttcattgattctttggattttttttttttggtttctattttattaatttatgccctaatctttattatttcttcccatgtactgatttttggtttgccttgttcttctttaccAAGGTATTAAGGTAaagtattaagttgtttacttctgacctttctaatttcttaatataggtacttaaagctataaatttccctctcaggactgctttcattgtgtcccaaaggttttggtatgttgtgttcccattatcatttgattctatgattttttttatttccttcttgatttcttcattgacccattcatcatttagttgtatattgtttagtttccatgattttgtatatgctctatagcttttcatgctattgatttttagttaGATCACAATCATATAGAGtacaatgaattatttcaattttcttgtagtTGTTAAGCTTAGCTTtgtgtcagctgggtgtggtggtgcatgactttaatcccagcactcagaaggcagaggtaggaagatcactgtgagttcaagcccaccctgagactaaatagtgaattccaggtcagcctgggttcaagagagacaaacaaaacaaaaaccaaaaaacagattTGTTGTGTATCCTCATATATGTTTGATTTTAgtgaatgtttcatgtgctgctgaaaagaatatgtgttctgtagcatttggatgaaatgtgctgtatatatttgttaggtcaatttgttctttgaccttgtaaaatccagatgcatctctgtttatttatttatttatttatttatttgctggaaTGATctctcaattgatgagtgtggtgttgaagttacccacaacaactgtgtttggtgttatctgtgaccttagttctaataacatttaattgatgaaattgggagccatcatgttaggtgtatatatgtttaggattgtaatgtccttctgttgaaGTGttgttttaatcaatataaagtgacattccttatctttcctaactaatgttggtctgatgTCTACcctgtcatatattaggatattGATCCCTGCTTTTATTCCTAGGCCCATTTTCATTACAgtccattttccaacttttcaacCTTAGATAGTGTCCTttctttgtagaaatgtgagttgCTTGGGGGCAACAAGTTGAAGTAtcgtgctttttaacccagtctgcaaacctgtgtcttttgtttggggcattggagccattgatattaagagttattattgaaaggtttgtatttatttttgccatttctcttgtttgtttttttttttttaacttttataactttatttttacacTCAAGAAGTTAGTTCTCATCCACGTTGACAGTCTGTAGATTTTTGAATGTGGTAACAGGGACATAGGTCACCAAAGTATAAAGCTTATTTGGTGAATCTTCATCCTCATTTCGTTTCCTGGACAACTGTGCATGGATTCGATATGGGACATTCCTTATTCCCTTGGCCCAGACGGCTTTGTTGAGCCTGGTATCAACGCGCACATCTGGAGTCCCCATCTCCTTCATGGCAAACTTCCGGATCTCTTTGAGGGCCCGAGGAGCCCGCTTCTTGAAGCCCCCCCCATGGATGTGCTTGTGAATGTTGATGGTGTACTCTCGGGTCACCACCTCGTTGATGGCAGAACGGCCCTTCTTCTTCTCGCCGCCCTTCTTGGCGGGAGCCATTCTGCCGGGCCCAGCTTGGAAAGGAAGAGCGAGAGGGATtgtccatttttcttgttttatagttctttctgttttacctttggtttcttgtattaactagtttgtgaatatggctttttttttttccaggtaccttatatgtctgtttttctttcttgtctgcaTGTAGGATCCTTTCaggcattttctgtagagctggttttgtgttcatatattcttttagcctgcttttgttgtggaatgtccttatttctctgtctaatttgaatggatagctttgtaggataaagtaaccttggttgacagttgttatctttaagaacttggaatacatcattccaagtccttctggcttttaaaatttgtgttgagtaatctgctgtgatcccaatggacttgcctttgtatgggacttgatttttctctctaactgcttgcaatatattttctttggtttgtgtgtttggtagtttaattataataaggTTATGAGAGGTTCTTTtttaggttttgtctgtttggtgttctaaaggcttcttgtatctgcattggcatctctttcccaatttggaggaagtttttttttttttttctttgattttgtctaaaactcctactatgcctttgttgtgaaattcttctccttctactatgccctgcattcttatgtttgatcttttcatagtgtcctgaatatcttgaaattcccattaacacctattagtttgtctttcacttTTTGGGACTatattacatctgccacctggtcatctagtttagatattctgttctctccttcatccattctactggtgagacttcctAAAGAGCTTTATTTGAGttgctgtgtttttcattgctagtgtttttgactggtttttatttattatttttattttcttattcatgacttttattgacctccttatttcattaaattggttctgtgtcttctttgagcatatttataatcattctttcttGGGCATTttttctaaatcagtctcacttgAGGTCCattctgatgggtttataattttgggtggatttatattgtcttgattttttttttattttagttttttgaagtagggtctcactctacaacaggctgacctggaattcactacagagtctcagggtggccttgaacttgtcttggttttttatgtttcttgtattataatgtagaattTTTACATGTTGTATTAATTTAATACTtgggtttttaaattatttgcagtATTATTAGAGGTATGAATCAATAtgacattatatatcttcaggacaggtgcttaaggtgctaggtgtggcttttaagTCTCTCAGAGTACCTATAAAAGTGGTGCTAgatgttgggtgtgcctgctatgtgagtattcTAGTATGCTgggtagaacaaaatacaggcaaattctaaaatttaactgaacaatatacacattcaatgaaaaccagcagagcatttatgcaagagtaCATATTACGACAAATAGGTCCTCTAACAAAGCCAGAGTCCCTAAGGAtgtatgttgccccacacccttaatcctgtcagctgggaggctgaTATTTCTCATCTCTAGAATGTTCCACAGTTGGCTTGTGACTGAGTGAGATCCTGCCCCAATGTATgacagaagagaagacaaaggcactttaaatcaggaagcaacaaatgacaaacccaaaatatagcttatttaagaatggcaaatctgggctggagagacggcttagcggttaagcgcttgcctgtgaagcctaaggaccccggttcgaggctcggctccccaggtcccacgttagccagatgcacaagggggcgcacgcgtctggagttcgtttgcagaggctggaggccctggcgcgcccattctctctctctccccctatctgtctttctctctgtgtctgtcgctctcaaataaataaataaaaattaaaaaaaaaaactttaaaaaaaaaaaagaatggcaaatcaggTAAGATGGCAACATACTACCCACACCAAAGCAGTCTGGGGAGGGAAAtgaacagaaacacagcaaataccttcttctactgaaaagtgaaggtgtataagtcaTTATCAACtacaacagagaagcaggagagaccaaaatctatcagaaaggagTAAACTGGTCCGAATCCCGCTGAGGCACCAGCAGCTCTGATCGGGGAGCCCATGTGGCTGGCAGCGcaggtggcaggagcagaaacaaggcgaggggattttccactcatgtcAGCCTCCTTGAAagcaagaaacctgaaagggaaaATAACAAAGACCTGCTGAGCAGCTGCTAAAATAGatacaaatgggaccagctgagcagctccggtAAGATGCCAGGCACCCTGCTAAGTCTCCCATCCCCCATCCATCAGGGCTGTGAACGTCTGAAGAACTCATTTAATCCAAGGCACTCTGCACTGAGAGGGATTGAgttgggcactcagcattggtgagattggaagccatcccaaaaggtaacagggcctactgatacaaagccagatacataggcgtgcactggaagtgctaatctctctttccatgtcaggaaaggttatttATTACATTTgactgatatattcttggttggctttaccctcATCGAATAAATTGTATTTTGGTGTTCACTACTGTTGCCTTTGaggtttcctgatttttagggcctttgtctttttcttaagtcACTATTGGGGGCAGGGACTGACTGGGCCCCAGGCTTATTTGGAACCCaattcagactagaaatctcaacctcccagttgacaggattagggGTGTGGGGCAGCACACACatttagggactttggctttactagattatctgtttagtttaatctccacatataaatattctgtgctggttttgattgaatgtctatattgcttagttgaattttagaatttgccagtaatttgcttcacccagtctaccACAAATCTTGAATAGCAGGCGAACacaatacctagggtcacttctgctatttctcttggagtataaaagctacacctgacaccttaaactcctgcACTGAAGATATAAAAAGCCAGATTTATATGGCTAAGGACACTGCATATAATTAGAAaagccaagcatcaaattaattgaACATACAAAAGTATtgacattataatacaagaaaaaaaaagacaagaacaatcccatcaaaaattataaatctt is part of the Jaculus jaculus isolate mJacJac1 chromosome X, mJacJac1.mat.Y.cur, whole genome shotgun sequence genome and encodes:
- the LOC123456712 gene encoding 60S ribosomal protein L31-like, with protein sequence MAPAKKGGEKKKGRSAINEVVTREYTINIHKHIHGGGFKKRAPRALKEIRKFAMKEMGTPDVRVDTRLNKAVWAKGIRNVPYRIHAQLSRKRNEDEDSPNKLYTLVTYVPVTTFKNLQTVNVDEN